Proteins found in one Paenibacillus sp. FSL R10-2782 genomic segment:
- a CDS encoding amino acid adenylation domain-containing protein, translated as MKALFEKEKNYWSHKLESEDHIICLPYTNNVSKDATATNLNSLTYTLTFPSEISGRILSITGGAPWAVFMVLLAGVESLLHKYTGEERVLLGIPVAKSGNGATKPINHLLILKNSLDSTTTFKALLSQIKTSVSEAIEHQNIPFWNYTEGLEIPRNEDEQPLIHTTASLQNIHISDFSNHVQSELDFQFQWDNAAVSLNLNYSSHRYNEATIERFVEQLLRLYSVVLHQPELAISTAQVLSEQEVEQLVHTFNDTTADYPRHASIHELFEKQAKQAPEQVAVVFGKDSLTYGELNEKANRLAHTLRKQGICTEQTVGIVAERSMEMIVGMLAILKAGGAYVPIDSDYPDERVRYLLEDSGANLLLVQRMEHRPADFQGIVLDLSDSAIYGTNDADRFDLVLPNDNETYADRAGIGYVDCLNPLYSISASPELASTTSTQPEILQPEVTQSEQAKAAAADRLAYVMYTSGTTGQPKGVMVEHRNVVRLVKNTNYAQLDADTRILQTGAVVFDASTFEIWGALLNGGQLVLVSQDVILDAPKLKEAVRSHGITTMWLTAPLFNQLSQQDLELFGGIRELLVGGDVLSVPHINRVLEAHPSLRIINGYGPTENTTFSTTHAITGVQAESVPIGSPIHNSTAYVVDRSMQLQPVGAWGELIVGGDGVARGYRNRPDLTAEKFIDSPFRSGERCYRTGDLVRWNADGTLEYKGRIDAQVKIRGYRIELGEVEAQLLKLEAVREAVVIAREDEQGQKQLCAYVVTHEEVTASELRSALSQELPGYMVPSYFVQLEQLPLTPNGKVDRRALPQPEGSISSGAEYVPPQNQLQVQLASIWKDVLELERIGIKDNFFEAGGHSLRATHVISLIHKELHKNVQLKDLFQHPTIEQLAHVIEALEQTAFESIPVTENKPFYAVSSAQKRMYILNQLDGAGISYNIPGALTLTGSLDHKALDNAFRQLIDRHETLRTSFETMNGEPVQRVHDEVPFHMELIHAHGADPKETDELVRGFVQPFDLGQAPLFRAGLIETEPEHYILLLDMHHIISDGTSINVLIQDFVRLYTGDTLPPLRIQYKDYAAWQQEQQQHERYQEQERYWLNTFAGELPVLDIPTDYPRPAVRSFEGDVLEFTLDQRQSEGLKSIAVQTESTLYMVLLAAYTSLLSHYSGQEDIIVGSPIAGRPHADLGSLIGMFVNTLAIRNVPEGSKTFRDYVLEVKENALRAFEHQDYPFEELVDKLGVDRDLSRNPLFDTMFALQNLEQKEQQLEDLQLTPYPSEQNTAKFDLSLFAMEDGEQIACGLQYGTRLYKRETIERLAAHLQQLIHTVIEQPDIALSAIEMVSSQEKEQILMQFNDTVADYPYPRDQVLHGLFEEQAAQSPDRLAVTFADTQLTYRELKERSDRLARILASHGIRRGSEPEIQRVGIMAERSIEMIVGMLAILKAGGAYVPIDPEYPEERIRYLLEDSSARLLLSQRREQVPFEPGIPIIDLSDEQRWSSESELYAHVDESFAIPMEGSSSDLAYVIYTSGTTGKPKGVMIDHSNVVRLVKNKSYASLDEHTRMLQMGAVVFDASTFEIWGTLLNGGQLYVVSHDTILDAAKLKQVIDKYRISTMFMTTALFNQHSQEAIGVFASLKELLVGGDVLSIPHVNRVLKEHPQLRLANIYGPTENTTFSTIYDITEPQTQAIPIGRPIDHSTTYVVNRSLKLQPIGAWGELIVGGDGVGRGYLNRPELTAEKFIESPFRPGEHCYRTGDLVRWRADGVLEYKGRMDEQVKIRGYRIELGEIETRLSTIAGVKESIVTVRQDDNGQKQLCAYFVTDSELSASDLRNILSQDLPGYMVPSYFVQLSRLPLTLNGKVDRRALPAPEQNVDTGMDYVAPETDVQQALATAWGAILGIQRVGIQDNFFHLGGDSIKAIQVSSRLFQAGYKLEMKDLFKYPTIAGLSKFIQPVNRIAEQGEVTGSVLLTPIQRWFFEQSTAEPHYFNQSVMLYRQEGYDEQALRQALNQITSHHDALRMVFRSSENGYTAWNRGIEEGEPYHLEIFDYRDSKVNEGDLAKMVEANCNEIQSSISLSEGPLMRLGLFRCPDGDHLLVAIHHLVVDGVSWRILFEDLATAYDQASKGESVIQLPHKTDSFQTWAQQLYAYANSPAMERERSYWEDLAQAELAPLPQDYGHHEHKNSLIGDSESVTAVWTSAETEQLLKQANRAYHTEVNDLLLTAVGMALQAWSGNERFLINLEGHGREAILPEVDITRTIGWFTSQYPVLLNMPQEITLSQRIKHVKEGLRGIPQKGIGYGVLKYVADHQEQVTSPALFEADPEISFNYLGQFDQDMKGNDLESSPYSGGMPLSPTMARTYTLDFGGIISGGQLGLTISYSRTSYRPETIERLAKLLESSLREILTHCIHKEQPELTPSDISYKGMSVEGLGSLLSEMGAAGEVDNVYALTPMQKGMLFHSQLDSQAAANDAYFEQVSYDMRGRMDIRAFAESLNILVRRHEALRTHFYFGRDTEPLQVVYRSRDCGFQYEDLHKLDVGTRDTWVKNFELEDRARGFDLRRDVLLRVAILRTGEDSYHFVWSFHHIVMDGWCLSLINKEVFESYAALQEGRVPELAPAVPYSSFIEWLEAQDGKAAADYWSSYLSGYEQQTALPAIKSGRKSEGYTASDWATDWERELTLRVEETAKRYQVTMNTLLQTVWGIVLQKYNNHSDVVFGSVVSGRPSDIIGVEDIIGLFINTIPVRIRCEAGESFAEVMQKMQEQALASHAYDTYPLFEIQALTDQKQDLINHIMVFENYPVEEQVEELGSDGQDAFPISNVVAAEQTNYDLNLVVMPGECIKIRFMYNALSFDQTDIERLHGHFVNLLEQVLLNPSVCVEELELVTAAEKQQITGEFNDTASAYPRNQTIQKLFEEQAERTPDHIAVALGHQSLTYRELNETANRLAHTLRDAGVKPDEPVGILTERSLDMITGTLAILKAGGAYVPVDPQYPEDRIRYMLEDSGAKLLLAQQDLLDRCYFDGQIVNLNDDTSYSTDHSNLGMDGAGHHAAYVIYTSGSTGKPKGVVVEHQSVVRLVRNTDYVPFDESIRMLQTCAFVFDVSTFEIWGALLNGGQLVLVHKDDLLDASKLKETIRDHRITMMWLTTPLFNQLSQQDSKLFGEVKYLLVGGDVLSAPHINRVLRDNPDMNIINGYGPTENTTFSTTYHITEEQLDSVPIGRPIRNSTAYVVDKSFNLQPVGAWGELVVGGDGVARGYLNRPELTAERFLANPWMDGDRLYCTGDLVRWREDGMLEYAGRIDQQVKIRGYRIELGEVEARLANVPSVRDSVVIALRDGTGQQQLCAYFTADEQLTIREIRAVMSASLPNYMIPSAFVQLDRLPLTTNGKIDRKALPVPDKALHTGIEYVAPRTDVEQLLAAIWQEVLEIPQVGIHDDFFTLGGHSLKVLELVRKVHLATDIELPIRSVLEFPTIEEQALALLKSDLQSKADSPIIRLNEHGPVSIFCFPPMLGYGLSFAELAKQLDQDAVVYGLEFVDDASDEQEMLARYVDLIVSTQAQGPYVLLGYSIGGNLAHKVADTLERQGHAVSDILMLDSVKRKEALPFTVEETEHEIHAMLEQVPESYRELLNETYQRKMIAYAVYGNQLVNTESVQANIHGFVAVGSETVKGTGDNRLLWKDATQGSYEEHSLIGNHYELLEPGFIEENVKSIRAAIQNITRNMDKDIAQDLAHHNS; from the coding sequence TTGAAAGCCTTATTTGAGAAGGAAAAAAATTACTGGAGTCATAAGCTGGAATCTGAGGATCATATCATCTGCCTGCCATATACCAACAACGTGTCCAAGGATGCAACTGCAACGAATTTAAATTCCCTTACGTACACGCTCACATTTCCATCTGAAATTTCCGGGCGAATATTGTCTATAACAGGTGGCGCTCCATGGGCAGTGTTTATGGTTCTGCTTGCTGGAGTAGAAAGCCTGTTACATAAATACACAGGTGAGGAACGTGTGCTGTTGGGCATTCCGGTAGCCAAGTCTGGCAACGGTGCTACAAAGCCGATCAATCATCTGCTCATACTGAAAAACTCGCTGGATTCTACAACGACCTTCAAAGCCTTGCTGTCTCAAATCAAAACCTCTGTCAGCGAAGCGATTGAGCACCAAAATATACCTTTTTGGAACTATACCGAGGGGCTTGAAATTCCACGTAACGAGGATGAACAGCCTCTTATTCACACCACGGCATCCTTGCAAAACATCCATATTTCCGATTTTTCGAATCATGTACAATCTGAGCTGGATTTTCAATTTCAATGGGACAACGCAGCGGTTTCCCTGAATCTGAATTACAGTAGCCATCGCTATAATGAGGCGACAATTGAACGCTTTGTTGAGCAGCTGTTGCGGTTGTACAGCGTTGTTTTGCATCAGCCAGAGCTGGCAATTTCCACAGCACAGGTGTTGTCAGAGCAAGAAGTGGAGCAACTGGTTCATACCTTCAACGATACAACTGCGGATTATCCACGTCATGCGTCCATACATGAGTTGTTTGAGAAACAGGCGAAGCAGGCACCGGAGCAGGTGGCGGTAGTGTTCGGAAAAGACAGTCTGACCTATGGAGAATTGAATGAAAAAGCTAACCGTCTGGCTCATACATTACGTAAGCAGGGGATCTGCACCGAGCAGACTGTCGGTATTGTGGCTGAACGCTCGATGGAAATGATCGTCGGTATGCTCGCGATTCTCAAAGCAGGCGGGGCCTATGTGCCGATTGACTCTGATTATCCGGATGAACGCGTGCGCTATTTGCTGGAGGATTCTGGTGCAAACCTACTTCTAGTGCAGCGGATGGAGCATCGGCCCGCTGATTTTCAGGGGATTGTGCTTGACCTGAGCGATTCAGCAATCTATGGAACGAATGATGCTGATCGTTTCGATCTGGTTTTGCCGAACGATAACGAGACATATGCTGACAGAGCTGGCATCGGATATGTAGATTGCTTAAACCCGCTCTATTCCATTTCCGCTAGTCCTGAGCTTGCTTCTACTACAAGCACACAACCAGAAATCCTGCAACCAGAAGTTACGCAATCAGAACAAGCGAAGGCAGCAGCTGCTGATCGCTTGGCATACGTTATGTACACCTCAGGGACAACAGGCCAGCCGAAAGGCGTTATGGTGGAGCACCGTAATGTCGTGCGTCTGGTGAAAAATACAAACTATGCGCAATTGGATGCGGATACGCGCATTTTGCAGACCGGGGCTGTTGTCTTCGATGCGTCCACCTTCGAAATTTGGGGTGCGCTATTGAATGGTGGACAGCTGGTACTGGTGAGTCAGGATGTCATTTTGGACGCGCCGAAGCTTAAGGAAGCTGTTCGCAGCCACGGCATTACGACGATGTGGCTGACTGCGCCGCTCTTTAACCAGCTGTCCCAGCAGGACCTGGAGCTGTTCGGGGGAATCCGTGAGCTGTTGGTTGGCGGTGATGTGCTGTCCGTCCCGCATATTAACCGGGTGCTGGAGGCCCATCCGTCTCTTCGGATCATCAATGGCTACGGCCCGACGGAAAACACAACCTTTTCCACAACACATGCGATTACTGGCGTGCAAGCAGAATCGGTACCGATTGGCAGCCCGATCCATAACTCAACGGCGTATGTCGTGGATCGTTCGATGCAGCTCCAGCCTGTCGGAGCATGGGGAGAGCTGATCGTCGGCGGTGACGGGGTGGCACGTGGATACCGCAACCGCCCGGACCTGACGGCAGAAAAGTTCATCGACAGCCCGTTCCGCAGTGGAGAACGGTGCTATCGCACAGGCGACCTGGTGCGCTGGAATGCGGACGGGACGCTGGAATACAAGGGACGGATCGACGCCCAGGTGAAAATCCGTGGGTATCGGATCGAGCTGGGCGAGGTGGAAGCACAGCTGTTGAAGCTGGAGGCGGTGCGAGAAGCGGTCGTAATTGCACGAGAGGATGAGCAGGGGCAAAAGCAGCTCTGCGCTTATGTGGTGACCCATGAGGAGGTAACGGCAAGTGAGTTGCGCAGCGCTTTGAGCCAGGAACTGCCGGGCTACATGGTGCCATCGTATTTTGTACAGCTGGAGCAATTGCCACTGACGCCCAACGGTAAGGTGGATCGGCGGGCGCTGCCGCAACCGGAGGGAAGTATAAGCTCAGGCGCAGAATATGTACCTCCTCAAAATCAATTACAAGTACAACTGGCGAGTATCTGGAAAGATGTGCTGGAGCTTGAGCGCATCGGGATTAAGGATAACTTTTTTGAAGCAGGAGGGCACTCCTTGCGGGCGACACATGTCATATCGCTGATTCATAAGGAGCTGCATAAAAATGTGCAGCTAAAGGACCTGTTTCAGCACCCGACGATTGAACAGCTTGCACACGTTATTGAAGCGCTGGAGCAAACCGCCTTTGAATCCATACCTGTTACCGAGAATAAGCCATTTTATGCGGTATCCTCGGCACAAAAACGAATGTATATCCTCAATCAGCTTGATGGAGCGGGAATTAGCTATAACATCCCTGGTGCTCTGACACTGACAGGTTCACTTGATCATAAGGCACTGGACAATGCGTTCCGCCAGCTTATTGACCGCCATGAAACATTGCGTACCAGCTTTGAGACCATGAACGGTGAACCTGTCCAGCGAGTACATGACGAGGTTCCTTTTCACATGGAGTTGATTCATGCCCACGGCGCTGACCCTAAGGAGACGGATGAACTGGTACGCGGCTTTGTCCAGCCGTTTGATCTTGGACAGGCTCCGCTATTCCGAGCCGGTTTGATTGAAACAGAACCAGAGCATTATATTTTACTGCTGGATATGCATCACATCATTTCGGACGGTACCTCTATAAATGTGCTGATTCAGGACTTCGTCCGTTTATATACAGGTGACACGCTGCCACCGCTGCGCATTCAGTATAAGGACTACGCCGCCTGGCAACAGGAGCAGCAGCAACATGAACGCTACCAGGAGCAGGAACGCTACTGGCTAAATACCTTCGCGGGAGAGCTACCCGTGCTGGATATACCGACCGATTATCCACGCCCGGCGGTGAGAAGCTTTGAAGGAGATGTACTGGAATTTACGCTCGATCAACGGCAGAGCGAAGGTTTAAAAAGCATTGCGGTACAGACGGAATCGACATTATATATGGTGCTGTTGGCTGCTTATACGTCTTTGCTTAGCCACTACAGCGGGCAGGAGGATATTATTGTCGGTTCGCCGATTGCGGGGCGGCCCCATGCGGATCTTGGTAGCCTGATCGGGATGTTTGTGAATACACTGGCAATCCGCAATGTTCCGGAAGGTAGTAAGACCTTCCGCGATTATGTATTGGAGGTCAAGGAAAACGCGCTGAGGGCATTTGAACATCAGGATTATCCGTTTGAAGAGCTGGTGGACAAGCTGGGCGTGGATCGAGATTTAAGCCGTAATCCGTTATTTGATACCATGTTTGCTCTGCAAAATTTGGAGCAAAAGGAGCAGCAACTGGAAGACTTGCAATTGACACCCTATCCGAGTGAACAAAATACCGCAAAATTTGATTTGAGTCTGTTCGCGATGGAGGATGGGGAGCAAATTGCCTGCGGTCTTCAATACGGAACCCGGCTGTACAAACGGGAAACCATCGAACGACTGGCTGCACATTTGCAGCAGCTTATCCATACGGTGATAGAACAGCCGGATATCGCTCTTTCGGCTATTGAAATGGTTTCGTCCCAAGAAAAAGAGCAGATTCTAATGCAATTCAACGATACAGTAGCAGACTATCCGTATCCACGTGATCAAGTCCTGCATGGGCTGTTCGAGGAACAGGCAGCACAATCACCGGATCGGCTGGCCGTCACCTTCGCGGACACACAGCTCACCTACCGCGAACTGAAGGAGCGCTCCGACCGTCTGGCACGTATACTCGCTTCCCATGGGATACGGCGCGGCTCCGAGCCAGAGATACAGCGAGTAGGGATTATGGCGGAGCGTTCCATTGAAATGATCGTCGGCATGCTGGCCATTTTAAAAGCTGGGGGAGCTTACGTTCCCATTGATCCCGAATATCCTGAGGAGCGTATCCGTTATTTACTGGAGGATTCCAGTGCTAGGCTGTTACTGTCACAGCGACGTGAGCAGGTTCCTTTTGAACCAGGTATTCCGATCATAGACTTGAGTGATGAACAACGATGGAGTAGCGAATCTGAACTTTATGCTCATGTGGATGAATCATTTGCGATTCCAATGGAGGGATCTTCCTCGGATCTTGCGTATGTGATCTACACCTCTGGTACAACAGGCAAGCCGAAGGGCGTGATGATCGATCACAGCAATGTCGTGCGTTTGGTGAAAAACAAAAGCTATGCCTCGCTTGACGAGCATACGCGTATGCTGCAAATGGGTGCAGTTGTGTTCGATGCCTCCACGTTTGAAATCTGGGGAACGCTGCTGAATGGGGGTCAACTGTATGTGGTAAGCCATGACACTATCTTGGACGCCGCCAAGCTCAAACAGGTGATTGATAAGTATCGTATTAGTACCATGTTCATGACCACAGCTTTATTCAATCAGCATTCACAGGAAGCTATTGGAGTGTTTGCTTCCCTTAAAGAATTGCTTGTGGGTGGTGATGTGTTGTCCATACCACACGTCAATCGTGTGCTGAAGGAGCACCCGCAGCTTCGTTTGGCCAATATTTATGGGCCGACGGAGAACACTACCTTTTCCACCATCTATGACATTACAGAACCGCAAACCCAAGCTATTCCCATTGGGCGTCCGATTGATCATTCAACCACATATGTGGTCAATCGTTCATTGAAGCTGCAGCCAATCGGAGCCTGGGGGGAGCTGATCGTCGGTGGTGATGGTGTGGGACGTGGATATTTGAATCGGCCGGAGCTCACGGCTGAAAAGTTTATAGAAAGTCCGTTCCGGCCCGGGGAGCACTGCTATCGTACAGGCGATTTAGTACGTTGGCGCGCAGATGGCGTGTTGGAGTACAAGGGAAGAATGGATGAGCAGGTCAAAATTCGCGGCTACCGCATTGAGCTGGGTGAAATAGAAACCCGTTTGTCCACGATTGCAGGGGTGAAGGAATCAATTGTTACCGTACGGCAGGACGATAACGGGCAAAAACAGCTGTGTGCGTATTTTGTAACAGACAGCGAATTGAGCGCCAGCGACTTACGTAACATTTTGTCGCAGGATCTTCCTGGCTATATGGTGCCTTCCTACTTTGTGCAGCTTTCCAGATTGCCTTTGACGCTGAATGGTAAAGTAGACCGCAGGGCCCTGCCTGCACCGGAGCAAAACGTCGATACAGGCATGGATTATGTGGCACCCGAGACGGATGTTCAGCAAGCACTAGCTACCGCCTGGGGGGCAATTCTTGGGATTCAGCGAGTGGGCATACAGGATAACTTTTTCCATCTGGGTGGCGACTCCATCAAGGCCATTCAAGTGTCGTCCCGATTGTTTCAGGCTGGATACAAGCTGGAAATGAAGGACTTGTTCAAATACCCGACGATTGCGGGACTAAGCAAATTTATTCAGCCTGTTAACCGAATAGCAGAGCAGGGAGAGGTTACAGGTTCTGTTTTGCTTACACCGATTCAGCGCTGGTTTTTTGAACAGTCAACGGCAGAGCCGCACTATTTTAACCAATCTGTCATGCTTTATCGACAAGAAGGCTACGATGAACAGGCACTTCGGCAGGCACTCAACCAGATTACATCGCACCATGATGCATTGCGTATGGTTTTTCGTTCGTCGGAGAACGGGTATACGGCATGGAATCGTGGTATAGAGGAAGGCGAACCATACCATCTGGAAATCTTTGATTATAGGGACAGCAAAGTAAACGAGGGCGATTTGGCGAAGATGGTTGAAGCCAATTGCAATGAAATTCAATCCAGCATTTCCCTAAGCGAAGGGCCGCTCATGAGGCTGGGGCTGTTCCGTTGCCCGGATGGAGATCATCTGCTGGTCGCGATTCACCATTTGGTGGTGGACGGGGTATCCTGGCGCATTTTATTCGAGGATTTGGCAACTGCTTATGATCAGGCCTCCAAGGGGGAATCGGTGATTCAGTTGCCTCATAAAACGGATTCGTTCCAAACGTGGGCCCAGCAGCTGTACGCTTATGCCAATAGCCCAGCCATGGAACGTGAGCGCTCGTACTGGGAGGATCTTGCACAAGCCGAGCTGGCTCCCTTGCCGCAGGATTACGGGCATCATGAGCACAAAAATTCGTTGATTGGTGACAGTGAGTCGGTTACCGCTGTATGGACTAGTGCGGAGACAGAGCAACTGCTCAAGCAGGCCAATCGTGCCTACCACACGGAGGTTAACGATCTGTTGCTGACAGCGGTAGGGATGGCATTGCAAGCGTGGAGCGGAAATGAGCGTTTCCTGATAAATCTGGAGGGGCATGGACGCGAAGCTATTTTACCTGAGGTAGACATTACCCGAACCATTGGGTGGTTTACAAGCCAATATCCTGTTTTGCTTAATATGCCGCAAGAAATTACTCTTTCGCAACGGATTAAGCATGTGAAGGAAGGACTGCGCGGCATCCCGCAAAAAGGGATTGGCTACGGTGTACTGAAATATGTAGCTGATCACCAGGAGCAGGTAACATCTCCAGCCTTATTTGAGGCAGATCCAGAAATAAGCTTTAACTATTTGGGACAATTCGATCAGGATATGAAAGGAAATGATCTGGAGTCATCCCCTTACAGTGGGGGCATGCCACTAAGCCCGACCATGGCTCGGACGTATACGCTGGATTTTGGCGGCATTATTTCGGGAGGTCAGCTGGGTCTGACGATTAGCTATAGCCGTACCAGCTATCGACCAGAGACGATAGAGCGGTTGGCGAAATTACTGGAATCGAGCCTGCGTGAAATTTTGACGCATTGCATTCATAAAGAACAGCCGGAGCTGACCCCAAGTGATATTTCCTATAAAGGAATGAGTGTGGAGGGCTTGGGCAGCCTGTTATCTGAAATGGGTGCTGCGGGTGAGGTTGACAATGTATATGCACTGACCCCGATGCAAAAAGGGATGCTGTTTCACAGCCAACTGGATAGTCAAGCAGCCGCGAATGACGCGTATTTTGAGCAGGTTTCTTATGATATGCGAGGTCGGATGGACATTCGGGCTTTTGCAGAAAGCCTGAATATTCTGGTTCGGCGACATGAGGCGCTGCGTACACATTTTTATTTTGGCCGGGATACGGAGCCGTTGCAGGTGGTGTATCGAAGTCGGGATTGCGGCTTTCAATATGAGGATTTACACAAGCTGGATGTGGGTACAAGAGATACCTGGGTGAAAAACTTCGAGTTGGAGGATAGAGCACGGGGCTTTGATCTGCGTCGGGATGTCCTGCTGCGTGTAGCGATTTTACGTACCGGAGAAGACAGCTATCATTTTGTATGGAGCTTCCATCATATCGTCATGGACGGCTGGTGTCTGTCCCTTATAAATAAAGAAGTGTTTGAAAGCTATGCAGCACTTCAGGAGGGCAGAGTGCCAGAGCTGGCACCGGCAGTGCCGTACAGCAGCTTTATTGAATGGCTGGAAGCACAGGATGGCAAGGCGGCAGCCGACTACTGGAGCAGCTATTTATCCGGGTATGAGCAGCAAACAGCACTACCAGCTATAAAATCCGGTCGCAAGAGTGAAGGCTACACGGCCAGCGATTGGGCGACGGATTGGGAGCGTGAGCTGACCCTCCGGGTGGAGGAAACGGCTAAGCGGTATCAGGTGACCATGAATACGTTATTACAAACCGTATGGGGGATTGTGCTGCAAAAATATAACAACCACAGTGATGTTGTATTTGGCAGTGTTGTCTCAGGTCGTCCATCGGATATTATCGGGGTCGAGGATATTATCGGTTTGTTCATTAATACCATTCCCGTTCGTATCCGCTGCGAGGCAGGGGAATCTTTTGCAGAAGTGATGCAGAAAATGCAGGAGCAGGCGCTGGCTTCGCATGCGTATGATACGTATCCACTGTTTGAAATTCAGGCATTGACCGACCAGAAGCAGGATTTAATTAACCATATTATGGTGTTTGAAAATTATCCGGTGGAGGAGCAGGTCGAGGAACTGGGAAGTGACGGGCAGGATGCATTCCCGATTTCCAACGTGGTGGCTGCAGAGCAGACCAACTACGATCTGAACCTTGTCGTTATGCCGGGAGAATGCATAAAGATTCGTTTTATGTATAACGCGTTAAGCTTTGATCAAACAGACATTGAGCGTCTGCATGGACATTTTGTGAATCTGCTGGAGCAAGTTTTGCTGAACCCGAGTGTTTGCGTAGAAGAGCTGGAACTGGTTACAGCGGCGGAAAAACAACAGATTACAGGAGAGTTTAATGACACTGCCTCTGCATATCCACGGAATCAGACGATCCAAAAATTGTTTGAGGAGCAGGCTGAGCGCACGCCGGATCATATTGCCGTAGCTTTGGGTCATCAATCATTGACCTATCGGGAGCTCAATGAAACAGCCAACCGATTAGCGCATACGCTGCGGGATGCAGGGGTGAAGCCCGACGAACCTGTTGGCATTTTGACGGAGCGCTCGCTGGATATGATTACTGGAACACTCGCTATTTTGAAGGCTGGAGGCGCGTATGTGCCGGTAGACCCTCAATATCCAGAGGACCGTATCCGTTATATGCTGGAGGACTCGGGAGCCAAGCTGCTGCTGGCACAGCAGGATTTACTGGATCGTTGCTATTTTGACGGACAGATTGTCAATCTGAATGATGATACGTCCTACAGTACGGATCATTCCAATCTGGGGATGGATGGAGCAGGCCATCATGCCGCTTATGTCATTTATACCTCAGGCTCCACAGGCAAGCCTAAAGGCGTCGTTGTTGAGCATCAAAGTGTCGTGCGCTTGGTCCGCAATACGGATTATGTACCATTTGATGAATCGATCCGCATGCTGCAGACTTGCGCGTTTGTATTCGATGTGTCTACGTTTGAAATTTGGGGCGCGCTGCTGAACGGCGGTCAGCTTGTACTCGTGCATAAGGATGATCTTCTGGACGCGTCCAAGCTCAAGGAGACGATACGGGATCATCGCATCACTATGATGTGGCTGACTACACCGTTATTTAATCAGCTTTCGCAGCAGGACAGTAAGCTTTTTGGCGAAGTGAAGTATTTACTGGTTGGTGGTGATGTTTTGTCTGCGCCCCATATTAACCGGGTCCTGCGTGATAATCCGGACATGAATATCATTAACGGCTATGGGCCAACGGAAAATACAACCTTTTCGACGACGTATCACATTACGGAAGAACAGCTGGATTCTGTGCCGATCGGACGTCCCATCCGCAATTCGACGGCGTATGTTGTGGATAAGTCATTTAACCTGCAGCCGGTCGGAGCCTGGGGTGAGCTGGTTGTCGGCGGAGACGGAGTTGCACGCGGTTATCTGAACCGTCCTGAGCTGACGGCTGAGAGATTTCTTGCTAACCCGTGGATGGACGGAGATCGCCTATACTGTACCGGAGACCTTGTTCGCTGGCGTGAAGACGGCATGCTGGAATACGCCGGACGGATTGATCAACAGGTTAAAATTCGCGGTTACCGGATTGAGCTTGGCGAGGTGGAGGCGCGGCTGGCAAATGTACCGTCCGTGCGGGATAGCGTTGTCATCGCTTTACGGGATGGAACAGGCCAGCAGCAATTATGTGCTTACTTCACTGCCGATGAACAGCTGACCATCCGTGAGATTCGAGCTGTGATGTCGGCCAGTCTGCCGAACTATATGATTCCATCCGCATTCGTACAGCTGGATCGGTTACCGCTGACGACAAACGGCAAAATCGACCGCAAAGCTTTACCTGTGCCGGACAAAGCGCTGCACACGGGCATAGAATATGTCGCACCGCGAACCGATGTGGAGCAGTTGCTGGCAGCCATTTGGCAGGAAGTGCTCGAAATCCCGCAAGTGGGTATCCACGATGACTTTTTCACGTTGGGGGGACATTCCTTGAAAGTGCTGGAGCTTGTACGCAAAGTCCACCTTGCCACAGACATCGAGCTTCCAATCCGCAGTGTTCTGGAGTTCCCGACCATCGAAGAGCAGGCGCTCGCATTATTGAAATCGGATTTGCAATCTAAGGCAGATAGTCCAATCATTCGATTGAATGAACACGGTCCTGTCTCCATCTTCTGCTTTCCGCCCATGCTTGGATACGGGCTGTCGTTCGCGGAGCTTGCGAAACAACTGGATCAGGATGCAGTCGTGTATGGATTGGAGTTCGTAGATGATGCTTCGGATGAACAGGAAATGCTGGCACGGTATGTTGATTTGATCGTCAGCACGCAAGCGCAAGGTCCGTATGTGCTGCTTGGTTATTCCATCGGCGGTAATCTGGCGCATAAGGTAGCTGACACACTGGAGCGTCAAGGTCATGCTGTATCCGACATTTTGATGCTCGATTCGGTCAAAAGGAAGGAAGCCCTGCCCTTCACAGTCGAAGAAACAGAGCACGAAATTCATGCCATGCTGGAACAGGTTCCCGAATCCTACCGTGAGCTGTTGAATGAAACGTACCAGCGTAAAATGATCGCTTACGCGGTGTATGGCAACCAGCTTGTGAATACAGAGAGCGTTCAGGCGAATATTCACGGCTTTGTCGCCGTTGGATCGGAAACGGTCAAGGGTACAGGAGACAATCGACTTTTGTGGAAGGACGCTACACAAGGAAGCTATGAAGAGCATAGCTTGATTGGCAATCATTATGAACTGCTTGAACCCGGATTTATCGAGGAAAATGTAAAAAGTATCCGAGCCGCAATACAAAACATAACCCGGAACATGGACAAAGACATAGCACAAGATTTGGCTCATCATAATTCTTGA